The genomic segment CTTTCGCCAGGGCCTTCAGGCCGTTCTTGACCATCGTCCCCGCCAGATTGAGCGTGAATTTGATGCGCCTGGACCTGAGGAAGAGATGCGCGCTTCCAACGAGGAGGGCCGCAACACCGATTGCAACCGCGGTCCCGATGCCGGGCGAAAAGCCGGCCCCGGGCCCTTCGCCCGGGCGGTCCCCTGCCGCGGCCTCGGCTGCGGCCTCATCCCGGCCCTGCTCAGCCGATGCGAACAACGGCGTGGAGGCCGGCAGCGACATGAGCAGACGCCCGCGCGCAGTATTGAGCTGAAACTCCGCCATACAGACCTTGTTCGGCTGATTTCGAAAAATGTTGCGAATTATTGTGCATGATGTACTTTGCATTTAATAATCAATAGTTAGGAGGGGGATCATCAGAAAGTCATTCGGCTTGATCCTGGCGCCTGCGCTGATCGCTTTCTTCTGCCTCCAAAGCGGGGCGCTGGCCGGCGATGGGGGCCGGCACGATCTCAGATACGATCTGAGGATGGATCTCTCCGCCACCGCGATCGCGGCGACCGGCTGGGCGATAACGTGGGCCGGGGTGAACCGGATGGCGCCCGCGGGCTGCCGCTGGTGTTCCGTGAACTCGTTCGACGACTGGGGGCACCGGAATCTCAAGTGGTCGAACACGAGCGCCGCCGGCCGAACGAGCGACCTCTTTGCATACGTCGCCGCGCCGATGGCGGCGTACGGGCTCGACGCTCTCGCGGCGAACCACGACGGGGCCCTCTCCGACTTCTGGGTCGACGCGCTGGTGATCACAGAGGCGGCGGCGCTCTCGCAGTTCGCAACGCAGCTCGTGAAGATCGCGGTCGGGAGGCAGCGCCCATACGCGCACTACGGCGCAGGCTCGCAGAGCCCTCGCGACAACAT from the Pseudomonadota bacterium genome contains:
- a CDS encoding phosphatase PAP2 family protein; the encoded protein is MILAPALIAFFCLQSGALAGDGGRHDLRYDLRMDLSATAIAATGWAITWAGVNRMAPAGCRWCSVNSFDDWGHRNLKWSNTSAAGRTSDLFAYVAAPMAAYGLDALAANHDGALSDFWVDALVITEAAALSQFATQLVKIAVGRQRPYAHYGAGSQSPRDNISFYSGHTSLAFSLAVASGTVAQMRGYRLAPVIWGSGLAIAATASYLRLAADKHYLTDTIAGAVIGSAFGFGIPYLFHRPR